The genomic DNA CATTTACCATGAGAATACCTACTGATTGTAACGTACACAATGCAGTTGTAAGACTTGATACATTTCATCTTATCGGTGTTGTTGGACAATATGATGGCAGTTCACCATATCTTGAAGGCTATCAAATATTCCCAAGAAATATTGATGATTTAATTCATTTCGATATAATAAGTATTGATAGAAATTCATTCTCAGACAACTTTAAAGTTTATCCTAATCCAAATAATGGAAACTTTGTACTTGAAAACAACAGCAAGTCAGAAGTTGAAATTTCTGTTATTAACACAATAGGGAAAACAATTTACAAAAACCAAAGTTCTTCTTCAAGAATAAACATCAATCTTGAAAATGCTCAAAGCGGAATTTATTTTGTAAGAGTTACTAATGTAAACAATCAAAAAGCTGTTACAGGAAATATCCTAGTAAAATAATTCTTAATCAGTTTTTTATTATTAAAAGCCGTAAAACTAAATTTATGTTTTACGGCTTTTTTTATTCAACTTATATTTTTTATTAATAATATTTCATTATTTTAAAATATTATTTGGATTTGCTGTTAAACATTATTTATATTTGTTTTTAAATATAAAAATAAAATTACTATGAAAAAGATATTTTTTTTAATGATTACTCTTTTATTCTCATTTCAATTTGTTAATGCACAAAATAATTGCCTTGATTTTGATGGTACTGATGATTATGTAGATATTGGTATAGGACCAAGTACTGTTCAAACAGTTGAGCTTTGGATAAACCCTGCTTCCACAAGCGAATATTGTATTGATTTAAACGGTTCCGCTTATATTTGGGTTAGCACTGGAACGCTTACAGCAACAGGATTTACAAGTCCAACAATATATGTAAATGGGGTAGCTTCAACTGCAATATCGTTAAATGAATGGCAACATATTGCAGTAACAACTTCTACCGGAATTAATGCAAGTAATTTTGATATTGGGAGGAAAACGACTGATTATTTTGACGGAAAAATTGATGAAGTTAAACTTTGGGACGATGTACGTACAAAAGCTGAAATTCGAGCAAGTATGTATCAAGAATTA from Bacteroidota bacterium includes the following:
- a CDS encoding LamG domain-containing protein; the encoded protein is MKKIFFLMITLLFSFQFVNAQNNCLDFDGTDDYVDIGIGPSTVQTVELWINPASTSEYCIDLNGSAYIWVSTGTLTATGFTSPTIYVNGVASTAISLNEWQHIAVTTSTGINASNFDIGRKTTDYFDGKIDEVKLWDDVRTKAEIRASMYQELEGNESGLVAYYKFNESSLTNANDDQSSSNYDGTLTNMTGSEWTPSSAFFGPK